A stretch of Chloracidobacterium validum DNA encodes these proteins:
- a CDS encoding protein kinase domain-containing protein, which yields MPTVGMRLAHYEICEKLGAGGMGEVYRARDTKLNRDVAIKVLPPRLADDPEIRLRFEREARAIAQLSHPNVRAIYDFDVAGDAAFAVMEYLEGESLRGRLARGSIPLAEGLALAIAVAEGLAAIHQKGILHRDIKPENIFLTADGQVKILDFGVARMPKRPVVAETDETVSTRDTLTTSPGMVVGTIGYMSPEQVRGGPLDARSDIFALGCVLFEVFTGRRAFPGATQAEVAASILRDNPFAQLSDPPSLPGDLWKTLERCLNRQPTQRFQSAQDLAFILRTLRPALSNDAKTLDINNRETLRLPPSEQLQAAWPVDVRPERLWWGAGALLATALVGLVAVFIWSGRPKPAFLTYTYLTNAGSDTTPAWSPDGQSVAFASQRDGRQRIWVKRIVGDATEVAITEGEDSSPRYSPDGQQIAFVRRARDGSTALYVVSSLGGVPRKIVDDGVDGDWSPDGRRLCVVRWVRDGGITSTLLESVESDGSNLRPIARLDGLRLRRPRWSPDGKHIALVKDVVAGNVFSPVTLITVTTGAVRQLEPTERGGYVSSPAWLEDSSALVVIQSTSPEAPNIITPARVVVFSVSTGSSRVVAALPHDTAVCDLRNGRLVYESRSRRGNLVEARLGARPGELPQLRVLARGTSIDRQPRYTPGGDGVVFTSNRTGNNDIWRLNFADGRLAPLTAHPDTDWDPALSPDGQTLYWSSNRTGKFEIWTATADGMRGRAVTAFNASAQNPTPSPDGRFIFFTVSDHPTYGVWQIRVDGTDGRQLVADLPARWPEVSPDGQYVLYVTTMKEGNGNAIRVARVTDGAQVFSIEVGLGGLSHGRARWSPDGQRIGWVSTAGDIGIFAQDFRPGTDTTSTRRRILGDIFGSPPESFAFSPDGQKLVVAASDDAPNLMVCVGIPDLAPAGSR from the coding sequence ATGCCCACCGTTGGCATGCGCCTCGCTCACTACGAAATCTGCGAGAAACTCGGCGCAGGTGGTATGGGTGAGGTCTATCGAGCGCGCGACACCAAGCTCAACCGCGATGTCGCCATCAAGGTGCTTCCACCGCGCTTGGCTGATGATCCCGAAATTCGCTTGCGTTTTGAGCGGGAAGCCCGCGCCATCGCGCAACTGTCCCACCCCAACGTCCGCGCCATCTATGATTTTGATGTCGCCGGGGACGCGGCCTTCGCCGTGATGGAGTATCTCGAAGGGGAATCGCTACGGGGGCGATTGGCGCGTGGCTCCATCCCCTTGGCCGAAGGTCTTGCCCTTGCCATTGCCGTTGCCGAGGGGCTGGCGGCGATTCACCAGAAGGGCATTCTGCACCGCGACATCAAGCCGGAAAACATCTTTTTGACGGCGGATGGGCAAGTCAAGATTCTGGATTTTGGTGTCGCGCGGATGCCAAAGCGTCCGGTCGTTGCTGAAACCGATGAAACCGTATCCACACGCGACACCTTAACGACCTCCCCCGGCATGGTCGTTGGCACGATTGGTTATATGTCGCCGGAACAAGTCCGGGGCGGGCCACTCGATGCCCGGAGCGACATCTTTGCGCTCGGTTGTGTGTTGTTTGAGGTTTTCACGGGACGGCGGGCGTTCCCCGGCGCGACGCAGGCAGAAGTGGCCGCCTCCATTCTCCGCGACAACCCATTCGCGCAACTCAGCGATCCCCCATCGCTGCCAGGGGACTTGTGGAAAACCCTGGAGCGCTGTCTGAACCGTCAGCCGACGCAGCGTTTTCAAAGCGCCCAGGACCTCGCTTTTATTTTGCGGACACTGCGGCCGGCGCTGTCTAACGATGCCAAGACACTCGACATAAACAACCGTGAAACGCTGCGGCTTCCGCCAAGTGAGCAACTCCAGGCAGCATGGCCGGTGGACGTCCGTCCAGAGCGGCTTTGGTGGGGGGCCGGGGCGCTGTTGGCGACGGCGCTCGTCGGACTGGTTGCCGTCTTCATCTGGAGCGGGCGTCCAAAGCCGGCCTTTTTGACCTACACCTACCTGACCAATGCCGGCAGCGATACCACGCCGGCCTGGTCGCCAGACGGACAAAGCGTTGCCTTTGCCTCGCAACGGGATGGTCGGCAGCGTATCTGGGTCAAGCGGATTGTAGGCGATGCCACCGAAGTCGCCATTACCGAGGGCGAAGACAGCTCGCCACGGTATTCGCCCGACGGCCAGCAAATTGCGTTCGTGCGGCGCGCCAGGGACGGTTCAACGGCGCTCTATGTCGTGTCGTCATTGGGCGGGGTGCCGCGCAAGATCGTGGATGACGGGGTGGACGGCGATTGGTCGCCCGATGGCCGTCGGTTGTGTGTTGTGCGGTGGGTACGGGATGGCGGCATCACGTCCACACTGTTGGAGAGCGTTGAAAGCGATGGCAGCAACCTGCGCCCAATCGCGCGCCTCGACGGACTACGCCTGCGCCGCCCCCGCTGGTCGCCCGACGGCAAGCACATTGCGCTGGTAAAGGATGTGGTCGCCGGCAACGTCTTTTCGCCGGTCACGCTCATCACGGTGACAACCGGAGCCGTTCGCCAACTCGAGCCAACCGAACGCGGTGGCTATGTGTCGAGTCCGGCCTGGCTCGAGGACAGCTCGGCGCTGGTAGTCATTCAGTCCACATCGCCGGAAGCGCCAAACATCATCACCCCGGCGCGCGTGGTGGTGTTTAGTGTCAGCACGGGCAGCAGTCGGGTGGTCGCTGCTCTGCCGCACGATACGGCGGTCTGCGATCTGCGAAACGGACGGCTGGTGTATGAGTCCCGCTCGCGGCGCGGCAATCTGGTTGAGGCACGACTTGGCGCGCGCCCTGGAGAATTGCCGCAACTGCGCGTCCTGGCGCGCGGCACAAGCATTGATCGCCAGCCACGTTACACGCCAGGCGGCGATGGGGTGGTGTTTACCTCGAACCGCACCGGCAACAACGACATTTGGCGGCTCAATTTCGCCGATGGACGCCTCGCGCCGCTCACGGCTCATCCAGACACCGACTGGGACCCGGCGCTGTCCCCAGACGGGCAGACGCTTTACTGGAGTTCCAACCGAACCGGGAAGTTTGAAATCTGGACGGCCACCGCCGATGGCATGCGCGGCCGGGCAGTGACCGCCTTCAACGCCAGCGCCCAGAACCCGACGCCTTCGCCCGATGGCCGCTTTATCTTCTTTACGGTGAGCGACCACCCTACGTATGGGGTTTGGCAAATCCGTGTTGACGGGACAGATGGCCGGCAGCTCGTTGCCGACCTGCCGGCGCGCTGGCCGGAAGTGTCGCCGGATGGGCAGTATGTGCTCTATGTCACGACGATGAAGGAAGGCAATGGCAATGCCATTCGGGTTGCGCGCGTCACGGATGGCGCTCAGGTCTTCTCGATTGAAGTCGGGCTGGGCGGCTTGAGTCACGGTCGCGCCCGCTGGTCGCCGGACGGTCAGCGCATCGGCTGGGTTTCGACAGCCGGTGACATCGGCATTTTTGCGCAGGATTTTCGTCCCGGAACCGACACGACCAGTACGCGCCGCCGAATCCTTGGCGACATTTTTGGCTCGCCACCGGAAAGTTTTGCTTTCTCGCCGGACGGACAGAAGCTGGTCGTGGCGGCCAGTGACGACGCGCCAAATCTGATGGTGTGTGTTGGCATTCCAGACTTGGCGCCGGCCGGAAGCCGGTAG
- a CDS encoding DUF3108 domain-containing protein, with amino-acid sequence MMAIRVWLLWITVALGSFMLPGPGQGQAPSVAAGGREASDVGKSPVAPPFPVHAPYPFRVGETLTYEFSFSRFPLSGKLGELELSVVSLDTAQALTNALATKLKRDLPRPDDSQPAEEACPSALPSPGLAFQARARTRGFLPALLRVDVRHEYLSVVDATDLGLTYNQRDLRNNQQQKFQMTCQARARETRAVLEWAGQDGAVNLRTLPGRGWTTDLQTFWYVLRTQPLTPGSVIPMVLTEDERVYDLPVVVTGEVEVIKTRAGRFRTRKLDLKVRESGFVRYEGSFLLWLSEDAARLPVRVRFKARGVTVTGELTRYTTPR; translated from the coding sequence ATGATGGCGATTCGCGTTTGGCTACTCTGGATAACCGTTGCCTTGGGCAGCTTCATGCTTCCCGGCCCAGGCCAGGGACAAGCTCCGTCGGTTGCCGCTGGCGGGCGCGAGGCGTCCGATGTGGGGAAATCGCCCGTTGCCCCGCCCTTTCCGGTTCACGCGCCGTACCCGTTCCGCGTTGGTGAGACGTTGACGTACGAGTTCAGCTTTTCACGCTTTCCACTCTCTGGAAAGCTGGGCGAGCTTGAGCTATCCGTCGTCTCACTGGATACGGCGCAGGCGCTGACCAATGCGCTGGCCACCAAACTCAAGCGAGACCTGCCCCGGCCAGATGACTCGCAGCCGGCAGAGGAAGCTTGCCCGTCCGCGCTACCGTCGCCTGGGTTGGCGTTTCAGGCGCGGGCGCGGACGCGCGGCTTTCTCCCGGCGTTGCTGCGGGTGGATGTGCGCCACGAGTACCTTTCGGTTGTGGACGCCACCGACCTAGGCTTGACCTATAATCAGCGTGACCTGCGAAACAACCAGCAGCAAAAGTTTCAGATGACTTGCCAGGCGCGAGCCAGGGAAACTCGCGCGGTTCTGGAGTGGGCCGGCCAAGATGGTGCGGTCAACCTGCGCACACTACCGGGGCGTGGCTGGACGACCGATCTGCAAACCTTCTGGTACGTCCTGCGGACGCAACCACTCACGCCCGGCTCGGTCATTCCCATGGTGCTGACCGAAGATGAGCGGGTCTATGACCTTCCGGTGGTCGTCACCGGCGAAGTCGAAGTCATCAAGACTCGCGCCGGACGTTTTCGAACGCGCAAGCTTGACCTCAAGGTTCGGGAATCCGGCTTCGTGCGCTACGAAGGGAGCTTTTTGCTCTGGCTCTCGGAAGACGCGGCGCGTTTGCCCGTGCGCGTGCGTTTCAAAGCGCGGGGCGTAACCGTGACGGGTGAATTGACTCGCTATACAACGCCGCGCTAG
- a CDS encoding sodium:solute symporter: MTWLDWVIIAAYFVYLVVDGFRAGRRGQTSDGYFRADRSLGWWTVGLSVMATQLSAITLVGATGQGYADGMRFVQFYFALPIAMVMLCVTAVPGFYRANVFTAYEFLERRFDARTRAVTSVFFLLSRGLATSVVIAAPAVVLSAALGWSEALTILVMGIVTTLYTVLGGVRAVAWNDVKQMAVIVVGLVAILWLLIAKLPPVISLWDGLQVAGATGRLTAVDWRFDWQEKYTVWSGLFASLFLFLSYFGCDQSQVQRYLAASSIAAAQRSLLLNAVVKIPLQALVLLIGVLIFVFYVFAPAPPLVFTAPADLPDESARRAYAQLEAEYAAATDDRRQAALRYAEAWERGDASAQTAQTAFLAAQARCEVIRRSAVTLLTQATGRAYDDTNYVFPTFVLSHVPSGLVGLILAAILAAAMSTSAGELNALATTTALDIYQRWLNPAASETQLVRIGQLATAFWGGWACVGALYAARLGSLIEVVNRFGSWFYGALLGVFVLAAADPRANGRGAVSGLLLGMGVVWALAAADIVAFLWLNAIGCLVTVVVGVVVSRLLFDASR; this comes from the coding sequence ATGACGTGGCTCGATTGGGTCATCATCGCGGCCTACTTCGTTTACCTCGTGGTGGATGGCTTCCGGGCCGGCCGCCGTGGACAAACCTCGGACGGCTATTTTCGAGCCGACCGCAGCCTGGGCTGGTGGACGGTCGGCTTGTCGGTGATGGCCACCCAGCTTTCGGCGATCACGCTCGTGGGCGCGACCGGTCAGGGGTATGCCGACGGGATGCGGTTCGTGCAGTTTTATTTCGCGCTGCCGATAGCGATGGTCATGCTCTGCGTCACGGCCGTGCCGGGCTTTTATCGCGCCAACGTCTTCACGGCTTACGAATTTCTGGAGCGCCGGTTTGACGCGCGAACCCGTGCCGTGACGAGTGTGTTCTTTCTGTTGTCGCGGGGGCTGGCGACTTCGGTCGTAATTGCTGCTCCGGCGGTCGTGTTGTCGGCCGCCTTGGGGTGGTCCGAAGCGCTCACCATTCTGGTCATGGGGATCGTCACGACGCTCTACACGGTGTTGGGGGGCGTTCGCGCGGTGGCCTGGAATGATGTCAAGCAAATGGCCGTGATTGTGGTTGGGCTAGTCGCCATCTTGTGGCTGCTGATTGCCAAGCTGCCGCCGGTGATTTCGCTCTGGGACGGCTTGCAGGTGGCAGGCGCGACCGGCCGCCTGACGGCCGTAGATTGGCGTTTTGACTGGCAGGAGAAGTACACCGTTTGGTCAGGGCTATTTGCTTCCTTGTTTCTGTTTTTGTCGTATTTCGGCTGTGACCAGAGCCAAGTGCAGCGGTATCTGGCTGCCAGTTCCATTGCGGCGGCGCAGCGGTCGTTACTGCTGAATGCCGTGGTGAAAATCCCGCTCCAGGCCCTGGTGTTGCTGATTGGCGTACTGATCTTCGTGTTTTACGTGTTTGCGCCGGCCCCGCCACTGGTGTTCACCGCGCCGGCTGACCTGCCGGACGAGTCTGCCCGCCGCGCCTATGCGCAGCTTGAAGCTGAATACGCGGCCGCGACCGATGACCGCCGGCAGGCCGCGCTGCGCTATGCCGAAGCGTGGGAACGCGGCGATGCGTCGGCGCAGACTGCCCAGACGGCGTTTTTAGCTGCCCAGGCACGGTGCGAGGTCATCCGTCGGTCGGCCGTGACGCTGTTGACCCAAGCCACCGGCCGCGCTTACGACGACACCAACTACGTTTTTCCAACGTTCGTGCTGTCTCATGTGCCATCTGGTTTGGTGGGATTGATTCTGGCCGCGATTCTGGCGGCGGCGATGTCCACCAGCGCCGGAGAACTCAATGCGTTGGCGACGACGACGGCGTTGGACATTTATCAGCGTTGGCTGAACCCGGCGGCATCGGAAACGCAGTTGGTGCGGATTGGCCAGCTTGCCACGGCGTTCTGGGGCGGATGGGCTTGTGTCGGCGCGCTCTATGCCGCTCGGCTGGGGTCGTTGATCGAGGTTGTCAATCGCTTTGGTTCGTGGTTTTACGGGGCGCTGCTGGGCGTGTTCGTTCTGGCCGCGGCCGACCCCCGCGCCAACGGACGCGGCGCGGTCAGTGGTCTCCTGTTGGGCATGGGCGTGGTTTGGGCCTTGGCTGCCGCCGACATCGTTGCGTTTTTATGGCTCAATGCCATCGGCTGCCTAGTGACGGTCGTCGTCGGCGTGGTGGTCAGTCGCTTGCTGTTTGACGCCAGCCGATAA
- a CDS encoding TonB-dependent receptor, which yields MNTLTVPLRQRQPSWLMPLLLMLWVGITGLSALAQIGTGTIRGTVTDEQGAAVAGATVTLTSSATGTTRTQTTNEAGTFSFTGVPVAAYTVKVESPNFKTYEQADIRARVDGSTTLDIILTVGAATETITVTGDGTAAIVNRQDASIGNTIAQRQILELPLAARNIAGLLSLQPGVTRDGSVSGSRSDQGNITLDGVDINEQQNNTAFAPVLRTSPESVEEFRVTVSNPNANQGRSSGAQISLVTKSGTNEFHGSAFFFHRPTIGNAGNWFTNAIGQRTPRVLQNVFGGAVGGPIVKNRLFFFYNYEGRRDRSQTSVLRTVPLPHLGRGELRFNAVNAATGAPVGIVTLTAAQISQAFPALAAAGGGSALNPAGVAYLAQAASRYPANDPGAGDGVNTGGFRFNAPTPFDFNAHIGRLDWKVDDAGKHTLFARANVQYDTILQDSFFPDTAPLRTWSHPVGIAAGHTWTISNNWVNNFRYGLTRFATSNQGDTAQNFINFRFVFEPTFNQRTLDRIVPTHNFTNDTTYVFRDHTFQFGTNIRIIRNRRTGFGQAFDFGVVNPIFYAQSLTAPINTFAVNNLGLAIQPGRAVPVRDGVNALIGRINQYTVFLTYDQQGRLLPAGSPTDRSFAAEEYDFYFQDVWRIRPNLTLTYGIRYGLSRPVYEQNGFQAGTNIPLGDFLRGRAVGAAQGRPFNDLITINLAGPVNGGESLYQFAYNNWQPRVSIAWSPDFKEGFLGKVFGKRQESVIRAGFALTNDYFGQQIAVQFDQRNTLGFVQQQQTSFAQFRLTSPPFAPLFTAQGQSFRNFPGINPPPQLRFPLTQPDDGQQRIEQSIDQTTRLPRNFSWNFSYGRELPAGLFVEASYVGRLGRNLLAQRDVMALNNLVDPRTGVDWYTAAGQLEDLRRNNTPISQIPNIPYFNNILFPGILANFFGGFGGIQPGMTNSQAIYAMLLNPGSWGLLGPADWTTVQLILNNSPRPGGYQIDGISPLGEDLFFHPQYGALNTIGSFGTSDYHGLVLTMRQRYKTYLTWDFNYTFSKSLDDASGLQTAGFFGGGGLVLNPFRQRDNRAVSSFDFRHIINANFVVQLPFGRGRAFFGNASRVLDAFIGGWQLGGIARYNSGQVTGAATGDGTAYATNWQVPSNAVRIRQISTSPTRGNNPNLFRDPVFASQSFRSAKPGETGERNIFRLPAFANLDISLAKSFTMPWSEQQSLQFRWEVFNATNFQPFGGVQTLATPTDPFRNQPLPNFGRLTSVQNPPRFMQFVLRYVF from the coding sequence ATGAACACACTGACAGTTCCTTTGCGACAACGACAGCCAAGTTGGCTGATGCCGCTCCTACTCATGCTGTGGGTTGGCATCACCGGCCTTTCGGCGCTGGCCCAGATTGGAACCGGCACCATCCGCGGCACAGTCACGGATGAGCAGGGTGCTGCCGTGGCCGGCGCGACCGTAACGCTGACCAGCTCGGCGACGGGAACCACCCGGACGCAAACCACGAACGAGGCCGGCACATTTTCTTTTACCGGAGTTCCGGTTGCCGCCTATACGGTGAAGGTTGAATCCCCAAACTTCAAAACCTATGAGCAGGCTGACATCCGGGCGCGGGTGGACGGTAGCACGACGCTGGACATCATACTGACGGTCGGCGCTGCCACTGAAACGATCACCGTAACCGGAGATGGCACGGCAGCCATTGTCAACCGTCAGGACGCCAGCATTGGCAACACGATTGCGCAGCGGCAGATTCTCGAATTGCCGTTGGCCGCGCGTAACATTGCCGGCTTGTTGAGCTTGCAACCCGGCGTGACGCGCGACGGTTCGGTAAGCGGCTCCCGTAGCGACCAAGGCAACATCACCTTGGACGGCGTCGATATCAATGAGCAGCAAAACAACACGGCCTTTGCGCCGGTACTGCGCACCTCGCCGGAGTCGGTCGAGGAGTTTCGCGTGACGGTCAGCAATCCAAATGCCAACCAGGGCCGTTCATCGGGCGCGCAGATTTCGCTCGTCACCAAGAGCGGCACGAACGAGTTTCACGGCTCGGCATTCTTCTTCCACCGTCCGACGATCGGCAATGCCGGTAACTGGTTTACCAATGCAATCGGTCAGCGGACGCCGCGCGTGCTACAAAACGTGTTTGGCGGCGCGGTGGGGGGGCCGATTGTCAAAAACCGCCTTTTCTTTTTCTACAACTACGAAGGACGGCGTGACCGGTCGCAGACCTCGGTGCTGCGTACTGTGCCGCTGCCACACCTGGGGCGTGGCGAACTGCGCTTCAATGCCGTCAATGCGGCAACCGGCGCGCCGGTTGGCATTGTGACGCTCACGGCCGCCCAGATTAGTCAGGCCTTCCCGGCACTGGCGGCAGCCGGCGGTGGCTCGGCGCTCAACCCGGCCGGTGTGGCCTATCTGGCACAAGCGGCGAGTCGCTATCCCGCGAATGACCCCGGCGCCGGCGATGGCGTCAACACGGGTGGTTTCCGGTTCAATGCGCCGACTCCGTTCGACTTCAACGCCCATATCGGACGCCTCGACTGGAAGGTGGACGACGCCGGCAAGCACACGTTGTTTGCGCGGGCGAACGTCCAGTACGACACGATCCTTCAGGACTCGTTTTTCCCTGACACCGCGCCCCTGCGCACATGGTCACACCCCGTTGGCATTGCCGCCGGGCACACCTGGACCATCAGCAACAACTGGGTCAACAACTTTCGTTATGGGCTGACGCGCTTCGCTACCAGTAACCAGGGGGATACGGCGCAGAACTTCATCAATTTCCGATTCGTGTTCGAGCCGACGTTCAACCAGCGGACGCTCGACCGGATTGTGCCCACCCACAACTTCACGAATGACACCACCTATGTGTTCCGTGACCACACGTTCCAGTTTGGAACCAACATCCGCATCATCCGCAACCGGCGGACGGGCTTCGGACAGGCGTTCGACTTCGGCGTCGTCAACCCGATTTTTTATGCCCAGAGCCTGACGGCCCCCATCAACACGTTCGCTGTCAACAACTTGGGCCTTGCCATCCAGCCTGGGCGGGCCGTGCCGGTGCGCGATGGCGTCAATGCGCTCATCGGGCGCATCAACCAGTACACAGTCTTCCTGACCTACGATCAACAGGGACGCCTGCTTCCGGCCGGTAGCCCAACTGACCGGAGCTTCGCGGCCGAGGAGTATGATTTCTACTTCCAGGATGTGTGGCGCATTCGGCCAAATCTCACGCTGACCTATGGCATCCGGTATGGGTTGAGCCGCCCGGTCTATGAGCAAAACGGTTTCCAGGCCGGAACGAACATCCCGCTGGGCGACTTCCTGCGTGGGCGCGCGGTGGGCGCGGCGCAGGGGCGCCCGTTCAACGACCTCATCACGATCAATCTCGCCGGCCCGGTCAACGGTGGCGAATCGCTCTATCAGTTCGCTTACAACAACTGGCAGCCGCGCGTCTCGATTGCTTGGTCGCCAGATTTCAAGGAAGGATTTCTGGGCAAGGTGTTTGGCAAGCGACAGGAGAGCGTGATTCGAGCCGGTTTCGCCCTGACCAACGACTACTTTGGGCAGCAGATTGCCGTCCAGTTTGACCAGCGCAACACGCTGGGCTTTGTCCAGCAGCAGCAGACATCCTTTGCGCAGTTCCGGCTGACATCGCCGCCCTTTGCTCCGCTCTTTACCGCGCAGGGGCAGAGCTTCCGCAACTTCCCCGGCATCAACCCGCCGCCACAGTTGCGCTTCCCGCTGACGCAGCCGGATGATGGGCAGCAGCGCATCGAGCAGTCCATTGACCAGACGACGCGCCTGCCGCGCAACTTCAGTTGGAACTTTTCCTATGGGCGTGAACTCCCGGCCGGTCTCTTTGTCGAGGCTTCCTACGTTGGGCGCCTGGGACGGAACTTGCTGGCCCAGCGCGACGTGATGGCGCTCAACAACCTGGTGGACCCGCGGACAGGCGTGGATTGGTACACCGCCGCCGGTCAGCTCGAAGACCTCCGGCGCAACAACACGCCGATTTCGCAGATTCCCAACATCCCTTACTTCAACAACATCCTCTTCCCCGGTATCCTGGCAAACTTCTTTGGTGGGTTTGGCGGTATTCAGCCGGGCATGACCAACAGCCAGGCTATCTACGCCATGTTGCTGAATCCGGGTAGCTGGGGCTTGCTGGGTCCGGCCGACTGGACGACCGTTCAGCTCATCCTCAACAACAGTCCGCGGCCGGGTGGTTATCAAATTGACGGCATCTCGCCGCTGGGTGAAGACCTGTTCTTCCACCCGCAGTATGGCGCGTTGAATACGATTGGCAGCTTTGGCACGTCGGACTACCACGGGCTTGTGCTCACGATGCGTCAACGCTACAAAACGTATTTGACGTGGGATTTCAACTACACGTTCTCGAAGTCGCTCGATGACGCCTCTGGGCTTCAGACAGCCGGCTTCTTTGGCGGTGGCGGGCTGGTGCTCAATCCGTTCCGTCAGCGTGACAACCGCGCGGTGTCAAGCTTTGACTTCCGCCATATCATCAATGCCAACTTTGTCGTCCAGTTGCCCTTTGGGCGCGGGCGCGCTTTCTTTGGCAACGCTTCACGTGTCCTCGATGCTTTCATCGGCGGCTGGCAGTTGGGTGGTATTGCCCGGTACAACTCCGGTCAGGTCACGGGTGCGGCCACCGGCGACGGCACCGCCTACGCGACCAACTGGCAGGTGCCGAGCAACGCGGTTCGCATCCGGCAAATCTCGACTTCGCCGACGCGCGGCAACAACCCGAACCTCTTCCGCGATCCGGTGTTTGCCTCGCAGAGCTTCCGCAGTGCCAAGCCTGGTGAGACCGGCGAGCGCAACATCTTCCGGTTGCCGGCCTTTGCTAACCTCGACATCAGTCTGGCGAAGAGCTTCACCATGCCGTGGAGTGAGCAGCAGTCACTTCAGTTCCGTTGGGAAGTCTTCAATGCCACGAACTTCCAGCCGTTTGGCGGCGTTCAAACCTTGGCGACGCCAACTGATCCCTTCCGCAACCAACCCTTGCCCAACTTTGGGCGGTTGACAAGCGTGCAGAATCCGCCGCGCTTCATGCAGTTCGTGCTGCGGTACGTCTTCTAA